A genomic stretch from Komagataeibacter xylinus includes:
- the nuoH gene encoding NADH-quinone oxidoreductase subunit NuoH: MTYAAIFTIILTPVIILGLATVLTWVERRLLGLWQDRYGPNRVGPGGMFQAVADGTKILFKQDWIPPFADRSIFVAAPAIGMMTVLLSFAVIPVTMGMGIAGDMNVGLLFVLGMMGLGVYAVVLAGWSSNSKYALLGGMRAAAQMISYEVFMGLSLLGVVMMAGSFNLRAIVAAQAGLWFIIPQCLGFGVFMLAGIAETHRLPFDLPEGENELGAGFHTEYSGMKFGMFFIAEYAGIVLVSSLVTTLYLGGWRGPFLPPAMWFTLKTGVMVIFFILLRAGLPRPRYDQLMALGWKVLLPLSLFNVMATGTILMLRAS, translated from the coding sequence ATGACATATGCAGCCATTTTCACCATCATTCTCACGCCAGTTATCATTCTTGGGCTCGCCACCGTGCTGACATGGGTCGAACGCCGCCTGCTGGGGTTGTGGCAGGACCGGTATGGCCCCAACCGTGTGGGGCCGGGCGGCATGTTCCAGGCCGTGGCGGATGGCACCAAGATCCTGTTCAAGCAGGACTGGATACCCCCTTTTGCCGATCGGAGCATATTTGTCGCGGCACCTGCCATCGGCATGATGACGGTCCTGCTGTCCTTTGCCGTCATTCCGGTCACGATGGGCATGGGCATTGCGGGCGACATGAATGTCGGGCTGCTGTTCGTTCTCGGCATGATGGGGCTCGGAGTCTATGCGGTGGTGCTGGCCGGGTGGTCATCCAACAGCAAGTATGCGCTGCTGGGTGGCATGCGGGCGGCAGCGCAGATGATCAGCTATGAAGTCTTCATGGGACTTTCCCTGCTGGGCGTGGTCATGATGGCCGGGTCGTTCAACCTGCGCGCCATCGTGGCAGCACAGGCGGGGCTGTGGTTCATCATTCCGCAATGTCTGGGCTTTGGCGTGTTCATGCTGGCCGGTATTGCGGAAACACACCGCCTGCCCTTTGACCTGCCCGAAGGGGAAAACGAACTCGGCGCGGGGTTCCATACCGAATATTCGGGCATGAAGTTCGGCATGTTCTTCATTGCCGAATATGCCGGCATCGTTCTGGTCTCAAGCCTTGTTACCACGCTTTACCTTGGTGGCTGGCGCGGGCCGTTCCTGCCCCCTGCCATGTGGTTCACGCTCAAGACCGGGGTCATGGTGATATTTTTCATTCTGCTGCGTGCAGGCCTGCCCCGCCCGCGTTACGACCAGTTGATGGCGCTGGGCTGGAAGGTCCTGCTGCCGCTTTCCCTGTTCAATGTCATGGCAACCGGAACCATCCTCATGCTGCGCGCGTCTTGA
- the nuoI gene encoding NADH-quinone oxidoreductase subunit NuoI, translating to MLDTLRTLFLTALHAFHRRATVQYPEQQPYLPPRYRGRIILSREPDGAERCVACNLCAVACPVDCISLQKTEADGRWYPEYFRINFSRCIFCGFCEEACPTYAIQLTPDFEMSEYARPNLVYEKEDLLISGTGKYPDYSFYHVAGIPVPGKPRGASEHERPPVDLHSLLP from the coding sequence ATGCTTGATACCCTGCGCACCCTGTTCCTGACGGCGCTGCATGCTTTCCACCGGCGTGCGACCGTGCAGTATCCCGAACAGCAGCCCTACCTGCCGCCACGCTATCGCGGGCGGATCATCCTGTCACGCGAGCCCGATGGGGCGGAGCGGTGTGTTGCGTGCAACCTGTGCGCCGTAGCCTGCCCGGTGGACTGCATAAGCCTGCAGAAAACCGAAGCCGACGGGCGGTGGTACCCGGAATATTTCCGCATCAACTTCTCACGCTGCATTTTCTGCGGTTTTTGCGAGGAAGCCTGCCCCACCTATGCCATACAGCTCACGCCCGATTTTGAAATGAGCGAATACGCGCGCCCCAACCTCGTTTATGAAAAGGAAGACCTGCTGATAAGCGGGACCGGCAAATATCCCGATTACAGTTTCTACCATGTTGCAGGCATTCCCGTTCCCGGCAAGCCGCGTGGCGCGTCCGAACACGAACGCCCGCCGGTCGATCTCCACTCCCTGCTGCCGTAA
- the nuoJ gene encoding NADH-quinone oxidoreductase subunit J, translating into MHTLALLAAGVALVGAIMVITRRVAVHAVLYLVVTLLALAAVLVMLGASFAAMLEIIIYAGAIMVLFVFVIMMLNLGQTDSAREKQWLRPRAWCGPGILATIVCAELLYCLSPLSGPEPALTPVTAHDVGLSLFGRYVLVVELVSFLLLAGLVSAFYIGRNRAGGH; encoded by the coding sequence ATGCATACCCTGGCCCTTCTCGCCGCTGGCGTGGCCCTTGTGGGGGCGATCATGGTCATTACCCGGCGGGTTGCCGTGCATGCGGTGCTGTACCTGGTCGTGACGCTGCTCGCGCTGGCGGCGGTGCTGGTCATGCTGGGGGCGTCCTTCGCCGCAATGCTGGAGATCATCATCTATGCCGGCGCGATCATGGTGCTGTTTGTATTCGTGATCATGATGCTCAACCTGGGCCAGACAGACAGCGCGCGTGAAAAGCAATGGCTGCGCCCGCGCGCATGGTGCGGACCGGGAATTCTGGCCACCATCGTGTGTGCGGAACTGCTTTATTGCCTCAGCCCGCTATCCGGGCCTGAGCCCGCTCTCACACCCGTTACGGCGCATGATGTGGGGCTGAGCCTGTTCGGTCGTTACGTGCTGGTGGTCGAACTGGTGTCGTTCCTGCTGCTGGCCGGTCTGGTCTCGGCCTTTTACATCGGGCGCAACCGGGCGGGAGGGCACTGA
- the nuoK gene encoding NADH-quinone oxidoreductase subunit NuoK — MPVFSFNDTLLLATALFSVGLAGVLVRRNMVFMLMSLDIMLNATALVFVGAGARWHDATGQVMFVLILALAAVETAVGLAIIVCLHGRGRPTLDADTGNLMEG; from the coding sequence ATGCCTGTCTTTTCCTTCAACGATACCCTGCTGCTGGCCACAGCCCTGTTTTCGGTCGGGCTGGCAGGCGTTCTGGTCCGGCGCAACATGGTGTTCATGCTGATGTCGCTGGACATCATGCTCAATGCCACAGCCCTCGTATTCGTGGGCGCAGGCGCGCGGTGGCATGATGCGACAGGACAGGTGATGTTCGTGCTGATCCTGGCCCTCGCCGCGGTGGAAACGGCGGTGGGGCTTGCCATCATCGTGTGCCTGCATGGCCGGGGGCGCCCCACTCTGGATGCCGATACTGGCAACCTTATGGAGGGATAG
- the nuoL gene encoding NADH-quinone oxidoreductase subunit L — protein sequence MAPFLISLLILCPLAASLLAFMSARRMGARGIGLVACTGVGSSAVVSIILSVMLLSGPVTGVLQVTLWPWMHMPGFSADIAFMLDRVSMIMILIVTVVGLLIHIYAARYMRDDPGIARFFGCMTLFVAFMLVVVLASDLLCLFIGWEGVGLCSYLLIGFWYDDAANTAAARKAFYMTRMGDVALLCGLLLLATATGGSLRIGTVLVAVANGQLAPSGVNMAALFILVAALAKSAQIPFQTWLPDAMAGPTPTSALIHAATMVTAGIYLIARLHDLFAMAVPVMALTAVLGALTLLMGACTALVQSDLKRILAWSTISQLGYMFLALGCGAWQAALFHLMTHAFFKALLFLTAGAIIMRAHHEQDIFRLGGLRHTMPGLTTAFVAGASSLAGLPLVTAGFYSKEMILSGVWPAHFNLTHGWTLSGPPLWGMALLGAFLTALYIFRCVFIVFCGKAGTGTAGRTSRLMSIPLGCLCVLSLCGGVIEMPDTLPSLHLLRALLDPTAVLSHAHQPGWLVLAGAGVPLAGLGVAWVLWGRSSPVMREIPGQAPVIRPGRTGRGMDALYHYVFVQPFCLLAWLTRLDILNHAVTGTGLLIQAASARMFRVRADFLGMLAIQATRLIRWAGHLPGLLHNGRVRWYAAWIAGGLCAGLAMAVLS from the coding sequence ATGGCACCCTTCCTGATCTCCCTCCTTATCCTCTGTCCGCTTGCTGCGTCCCTGCTTGCATTCATGTCGGCCCGGCGCATGGGCGCGCGCGGTATCGGGCTGGTTGCCTGCACCGGGGTGGGAAGTTCCGCCGTCGTCAGCATCATCCTGTCCGTCATGCTCCTGTCCGGGCCGGTGACAGGCGTATTGCAGGTGACGCTGTGGCCATGGATGCATATGCCCGGATTTTCAGCGGATATCGCCTTCATGCTGGACCGGGTTTCCATGATCATGATCCTGATCGTCACGGTCGTGGGATTGCTGATCCATATCTATGCTGCCCGTTACATGCGCGACGACCCCGGAATTGCACGCTTTTTTGGCTGCATGACCCTGTTCGTGGCGTTCATGCTGGTGGTGGTGCTTGCATCCGACCTGCTGTGCCTGTTTATCGGGTGGGAAGGCGTGGGGCTGTGCTCCTATCTGCTCATCGGGTTCTGGTATGACGATGCTGCCAATACCGCCGCCGCCCGCAAGGCCTTTTACATGACACGCATGGGAGATGTGGCATTGCTGTGCGGCCTGCTGCTGCTGGCAACCGCAACGGGGGGTTCCCTGCGCATCGGAACCGTGCTGGTGGCAGTTGCGAACGGGCAGCTTGCCCCGTCTGGCGTCAACATGGCGGCACTTTTCATACTGGTGGCGGCTCTTGCCAAATCGGCGCAGATCCCTTTCCAGACATGGCTGCCAGATGCCATGGCAGGGCCGACACCAACCTCCGCCCTGATCCATGCCGCCACGATGGTGACGGCCGGTATCTATCTGATCGCACGGCTGCATGATCTGTTTGCCATGGCGGTACCCGTCATGGCGCTGACGGCCGTGCTCGGGGCGCTGACACTGCTCATGGGGGCATGCACGGCGCTGGTGCAGTCCGATCTCAAGCGTATCCTTGCCTGGTCCACGATCAGCCAGCTTGGTTACATGTTTCTTGCCCTTGGGTGCGGGGCATGGCAGGCGGCGCTGTTTCATCTGATGACCCATGCCTTCTTCAAGGCGCTGCTTTTCCTGACGGCGGGCGCCATCATCATGCGCGCCCATCATGAACAGGATATTTTCCGTCTCGGCGGCCTGCGCCACACCATGCCGGGACTGACCACAGCCTTTGTTGCAGGCGCATCCTCGCTGGCTGGTCTGCCACTGGTCACGGCCGGGTTCTACAGCAAGGAAATGATCCTGTCGGGTGTATGGCCCGCCCATTTCAACCTGACGCATGGATGGACCCTGAGCGGGCCCCCATTATGGGGGATGGCCCTGCTGGGGGCCTTCCTGACCGCGCTTTATATTTTCCGCTGCGTATTCATCGTCTTTTGCGGGAAAGCGGGAACCGGGACTGCGGGCCGGACATCACGTCTCATGAGCATTCCGCTGGGCTGTCTCTGCGTTCTCTCCCTGTGCGGCGGCGTTATTGAAATGCCCGATACACTGCCTTCCCTGCACCTGTTGCGTGCCCTGCTGGATCCGACAGCAGTGCTGTCGCATGCGCATCAGCCTGGCTGGCTTGTGCTGGCAGGCGCAGGGGTGCCGCTTGCCGGGCTTGGGGTTGCATGGGTGTTGTGGGGGCGTTCTTCGCCTGTCATGCGCGAAATACCCGGGCAGGCACCCGTTATCCGTCCTGGCCGCACGGGCCGGGGCATGGATGCGCTGTATCACTATGTGTTCGTGCAGCCCTTTTGCCTGCTGGCATGGCTGACGCGGCTTGATATCCTCAATCATGCCGTTACCGGAACAGGGCTGTTAATACAGGCGGCCAGCGCCCGAATGTTCAGGGTACGGGCCGATTTTCTGGGCATGCTGGCCATACAGGCAACCCGCCTGATCAGATGGGCGGGTCATCTGCCGGGGCTGCTCCACAATGGCCGCGTGCGATGGTATGCGGCATGGATCGCAGGCGGCCTGTGCGCGGGTCTTGCCATGGCGGTGCTGTCATGA